A window of the Cynocephalus volans isolate mCynVol1 chromosome 10, mCynVol1.pri, whole genome shotgun sequence genome harbors these coding sequences:
- the COASY gene encoding bifunctional coenzyme A synthase: MAVFRSGLLVLTTPLASLAPRLAPILTSAARLVNHTLYVHLQPGMSLEGPAQPQSSPVQATFEVLDFITHFYTGANVHRHLDVRILLTNIRTKSAFLPSLPSSVQNLAHPPEVVLTDFQTLDGSQYNPVKQQLVRYATSCYSCCPQLASVLLCPDYGTGGLPVESLDVPLPSTTRPPSPVARSPKQPVRGYHRGAVGGTFDRLHNAHKVLLSVACILAQERLVVGVADKDLLKSKLLPELLQPYAERVEHLSEFLVDVKPSLTFDVIPLLDPYGPAGSDPSLEFLVVSEETYRGGMAVNRFRLENSLEELALYQIHLLKDLSHEENEEDKVSSSSFRQRILGNLLRPPHERPELPSQLYVLGLTGISGAGKSSIAQQLKGLGAFVIDSDQLGHRAYAPGGPAYQPVVEAFGTDILHKDGIINRKVLGSRVFGNKKQLKILTDIMWPVIAKLAQEEMDVAVAEGKHVCVIDAAVLLEAGWQNMVHEVWTVVIPETEAVRRIVKRDGLSEAAAQSRLQSQMSGQQLVDQSHVVLSNLWEPHITQRQVEKAWALLQKRLPKTH, encoded by the exons ATGGCCGTATTCCGGTCGGGCCTCCTGGTGCTGACGACACCGCTGGCCTCCCTGGCCCCTCGCCTGGCCCCCATCTTGACCTCGGCGGCCCGGCTGGTGAATCACACACTCTATGTACACCTGCAGCCGGGCATGAGCCTGGAGGGCCCGGCTCAGCCCCAGTCCAGCCCCGTGCAGGCCACGTTTGAGGTTCTCGATTTCATCACCCACTTCTACACCGGTGCCAATGTCCACAGGCATCTGGacgtcagaatcctgctgaccaACATCCGAACCAAGAGtgcctttctcccttccctgcccaGCTCGGTCCAGAATCTGGCCCACCCGCCAGAAGTGGTGCTGACCGACTTTCAGACGCTGGATGGAAGCCAGTACAACCCTGTAAAGCAACAGCTAGTGCGCTATGCCACCAGCTGTTACAGCTGTTGCCCACAGCTGGCTTCGGTACTGCTATGCCCCGATTATGGGACTGGAGGGCTGCCTGTGGAGTCCCTGGATGTCCCCTTACCTTCCACCACCAGGCCACCTTCCCCTGTGGCCAGGTCTCCAAAGCAGCCAGTGCGTGGCTACCACCGTGGGGCTGTGGGTGGCACATTTGACCGCCTGCATAATGCCCACAAGGTGTTGCTCAGTGTCGCATGCATCCTGGCCCAGGAGCGGCTTGTGGTGGGAGTAGCAGACAAAGATCTGTTGAAGA GCAAGTTGCTCCCCGAGCTGCTCCAACCTTATGCAGAACGCGTGGAACATCTGAGTGAGTTCCTGGTGGACGTCAAGCCCTCCTTGACTTTTGATGTCATCCCCCTGCTGGACCCCTATGGGCCCGCTGGCTCTGACCCCTCCCTGGAGTTCCTGGTGGTCAGCGAGGAGACCTACCGTGGGGGGATGGCCGTCAACCGCTTCCGCCTTGAGAAT AGCCTGGAGGAGCTTGCCTTGTATCAGATCCACTTGCTGAAAGACCTAAGTCATGAGGAAAACGAAGAGGACAAAGTCAGCTCCTCCAGCTTCCGCCAACGAATCCTGGGAAATCTGCTTCGGCCTCCACAT GAGAGGCCAGAACTCCCCTCACAACTCTACGTGCTCGGACTGACTGGCATCAGTGGCGCTGGGAAGAGCTCAATAGCTCAGCAGCTGAAGGGCTTGGGGGCGTTTGTCATTGACAGCGACCAACTAGGCCATCGGGCCTACGCCCCTGGTGGTCCTGCCTACCAGCCTGTGGTGGAGGCCTTTGGAACAG ATATTCTCCATAAAGATGGCATTATCAACAGGAAGGTCCTAGGCAGCCGGGTGTTTGGGAACAAG AAGCAACTGAAGATACTCACAGACATTATGTGGCCAGTTATCGCAAAGTTGGCCCAAGAGGAGATGGATGTGGCTGTGGCTGAGG GAAAGCACGTGTGTGTCATTGATGCTGCCGTGCTGCTTGAAGCCGGCTGGCAGAACATGGTACATGAGGTGTGGACCGTTGTCATCCCTGAGACTGAG GCTGTACGACGCATCGTGAAGAGGGATGGCCTGAGTGAAGCTGCAGCTCAAAGCCGGCTGCAGAGCCAGATGAGTGGGCAGCAGCTTGTGGACCAAAGCCACGTGGTGCTGAGCAACTTGTGGGAGCCACATATCACCCAGCGCCAG GTGGAAAAGGCCTGGGCCCTCCTCCAGAAGCGCCTCCCCAAGACTCATTAG